The Capsicum annuum cultivar UCD-10X-F1 chromosome 1, UCD10Xv1.1, whole genome shotgun sequence sequence AAAGTGGACAAGTATTATTGAACACAAAAGTAATTAGAGCAAAGACATATGTTTCctttgtttgtttttattgttcgttttttttctaatttgacttttatttttactttcgTGTGTGACAAatcaagaaaagggaaaaaaattatattttaattttagcaTTAGTTATTTACTAGTGAGTTTATTCACGATTCGCACaggtataatatatttttttaattcatgaaaTGTGTTTTTTCTAATGTCGAAGTACTAAAAAAAGTATAAAGATAATTTTAGTCTACAACTTCAAATACACCCCCAATGAGGTTGAATAtgctctctctctccctctctctctttctttctctatttgcTGGGATTCAATAATCTTTTAAATAACTTTTATTGTTACggatttttattatgttttttatttcaaataactaataataaaataagaaacattTAATAAAGTACAATTCCTTGCGCAGTTGCATTATAtctattagtttttaatatttattactttctccgtttaaaaaaaaatgatctactttcctttttaatctatttaaaaaaagaatgactcattttcttttttgacaatactttactttcaacttttcacatgacatgctTAATACCATAAATTAAAGagcattttgatatatttgacataactttaatttaggatcacaagattcaaaagtcttcttgattatcttaaactccatgtcaagtcaaactagatcatccttttttaaatggagggagtactattaaacatcaattaatagaaataatatgataaagcTCACCATAtcagtaattatttttttaatgaatgtgTTATGTAGAAAAATGACTAATaaaagtcattttattttcttgcaaTCTACCTGTCATATCGTTTTAGTCATTGAACCATTCCTGCCAGGCTGTAGTAGATACCGTAAGATTGGACCAATCATATAGTAgatagtataaatatatatagctACTTGAGATAAGACAGATATATGCATCACATAAGGGTGGTTTTACATAATTTGAGTGATTAAACATGGCAATATTTGTGGAGAGAATTTTGTTTCTCCATTGCCTCTTACTGCTATTTGTAACTTTTTTGAAGATATCAGCAGCAGATCCATTCAATAGAAGCAGTTTCCCACCTCATTTCATCTTTGGAACTGGCTCTTCTGCTTATCAGGTCTTTCCATCCATCCAATCTTAACTTTTTTCTGTGTTTTCTCAGCTAAAATATAGTTAAAGCAATTTATAACGGTCATTCGTTCTAACGATTTCAtgttaaatttgaatttctttataACATCGCTCTATTTTATAATGTCAATGATATTCATTATAGTATTACACTCTTTGTAATTATCTCTCTATAATAATCGTACTCAAATATTATGCAATAACATTTTGTAAGAAATAATACTTATACTATTatgtataaattaaataaaatattactaaaatagttataatagTCATCTTTAATATCATGCATATCCATAAGTTATGGTTATAACCTCACGAGGAAGAGCTATTGATGTTTGCCTTTACAATTTATAATTAATGAAATTTGAAAGATCAATTGAGAttttaaattgaacaagtattttattttcatttataacaaaaaacttACAAAAAGAATAAGTTtatatacttttatttataataGCTAAATGAGATGTAAATGTCAAACTTTAATATTCCTCTAcaacactatctcactaaaatagtCATGAAATTTTTAGACAAGCACtattatttaaaaactaaatactcTTCATATAACatgatattatttgtttgaaACTAAATTCGCAAGGTCAATATACCATTAAAGATTATTTCTATATCTCATATATAAGATAGATTCTATTGGCAAATTAACTTGTACTGATTTTGTATGCTTAATTGGTTTTAGTTTGAAGGAGCAGCTAACGAAGATGGTAAAGGCCCCAGTATTTGGGATACCTTTGCCCACAAATATCCAGGTTGTCTCTCTATTAAAAATACGTCCATTTAATAATATAATTCTCCACTTTAGAAATAAAAGCAGTTGACTTGAAAAGGGCATATTACTTGATTTTTACtgatttgacatatttttttgaacttttttaattaaatatatattttgttaaattaatattattaataatgcggtagaattttaactttactcattactattttatataattatttaatgctaaaaataatatttgaaataaacaaataaagtaaaatatttacctTTGGTATATGAAAGTAATATCACACAAGACTGTAGATCGTCAGACCCAATAATCGGATGAGAAATAATAAAGACACGAGaattatataatttcataagGTTTGCCACATTTATTTTACCtcaaccctcaacaaaatagaaATTATTGATGAACTTGTATAATCTTTATAACTATGTGATTTTTTGCTTCATATGTTCAAGGTGGATGGACTTTTCAatccttaaaaaatttatatatcttTCTATAAGAGGCATTAATTTTTATACATCGAAAATATAGAGGGCCATGTATGTTCACTCATTTTCTATACCGTTTCTTGCTTATCCAGAGAAAATAATTGACGGTAGCAATGGCGATGTAGCCATTGATTTTTACCATCTCTATAAGGTATCACTAACCAGATTATGAGCACTTAAATTACTAACTGATATGTTTTAGCATAAAATTTGGTACAATACATAACTAAGGGCAACCATTGTCATTTTTGCAGGAAGACATAACGTTAATGAAACTTCAAGGGCTGAATGGcttcaaattttctttatcttGGTCAAGAGTATTACCATGTAAGTATCAAATAGTAGCAATTCCCTTAAGATCTTTTTATTTCCTGTACGTTCTCTTGGAATTTTAAAAGGATTGCCTtgagttaaattttttatacaATCAGATGGGAAGTTAAGCAAAGGAGTTAACAAAAAGGGTATTTCATTCTACAATAATCTCATCAATGAACTCTTAGCAAATGGGATTGAACCTCTCGTCTCAATCTTCCACTGGGATCTGCCTCAAGCCCTTGAAGATGAATATCAAGGCTTTTTAAGCACCCAAATTGTGTAACTAACACAACCCTTTACATTATTGATCAAAAATTTAATCATTACATTTTCACCAAcatgtttttttttctctaatcTATAGGGATGACTTTAGAGATTATGCAGAATTGTGCTTCAAAGAATTTGGAGATAGGGTTAAACATTGGATCACTATTAATGAGCCATATACATATGCTGTATTTGGCTATGCATTTGGCTCCCGTCCTCCTGGCCGATGTTCATACTCTAATGGTTGCATTGCTGGAAATGATGCAACTGAGCCTTACATAGTTGCACACCACTTGCTTTTAGCTCATGCAAAGGCAGTTAAATTATATAGGAAGAAATACAAGGTAATTAGTCATCTCTTATTCTCGGACTACAATTCATTTCGTCTCATTTTACCTGACATAGTTTGAATTGATGTAGCTATATATTTATGGTTAGAAAGCTTCTAAAACGTGTGGTCGTTTAACAGTAAAAATCTCATAATATGCCCTATTAGATCACTACTATTAAGTTGAACCcggtttaaaaaaaaattacttttaacaTGTACGTACAAATAATATGTTGAGTATATTTCTTCGTTTTTTATGATATGACTTTCTAATTTAACAATTGAAGAATAATGCTTTGAAAAAGTGGGTCTTGCCGACCGCCCCATGTTGTACTTATTTTCATGATATATGATAGTGTATCCTTAGTGATAAGGGGTAtactattttataataaattaaaactgTATCAAGTGGATGTTATTGAAAAAACTTGAAAACATTGGCAAATCatcatttttgaaaaatagattCAGTGAGTTTGTTATTGTATTGacaaattgatgaattttgaagtatgtttattatataatatttgaaacttatgttttgaatttgtACTTACTTGAAGTAAATTTGGATTTTGAGTTACGTGTTAGGATTATAGAAATTAAGTTGTTTTTGGGCAAAAACCTATTCTGACAAAAACAACTGAAACTTATAGTAAatcattaaattttcaaaaatggctgacgtttagaaaaaaaaaattaggctaATCTTCATAGATATGCGACTTAAGTATAGACAAAAAAGAATTCAGGCATATCAAGGTTAATATGACTAAAGTTTGCTTGATATCAAATTATCTGAAGTTTGATTTACTCACTGAACTTTAGTCTTTAGGTATCGTGTTGCTGAAGTTGATTCAAAGCAGATAAACTTGTAAAAATAGAAGAACATTGGGTATAACTTAAACGGGGTTCCTAATATCAACTATCTACGTACTTCCCCCTTAAATAATGAGAATATAATGTTATATAAATTGAAACATAGAAAATAGTGTGCCACACCCACACTAGATATacttaaatatttctttttgtcgataatgataatatttcttttatttcggAAAATTGTGCAGGCTTCACTAAAAGGTAAGATAGGAATATCGTTGATCAGTAATTGGTTTGTGCCATACTATACAGAGAAGAAACATATAGATGCTGCTCAACGAGCTCTTGACTTCATGTTGGGATGGTAATTAATTGTCTTACATTACAATAATCTTATAAGTACATTgacaaataataattaaattcgaTTTCCTGTATGTGATAAATCACTTTTTTTGGAAGGTTTATCGATCCATTAACTTATGGAGATTATCCAGCaaatatgcataaacttgtaaaaGATCGATTACCAAAATTTACTCAAGAGGAAGTGGAGATGGTGAAAGGTTCCTATGACTTTCTGGGGACAAATTACTACACTTCAACGTATGCAGTCAATATGGATGACCCTGACCCTGTGAATCTTAGCTACGCAACAGATTCTCAAGTATATTTAACATGTTAGTTAGTCAAAACTTTTTACTCCCAAATTAAGTAATTGTTTCTTataatatattttgtaaaatttataCACCAAAGTTCTTGTTCAACATGTGTCACTTTTAATGTTTACCTACTACCATTGTGTTTTTTTTCTTGTAGGGAAAAAAGATAATATACCCATCGGTGAACCGGTATTTATTAATTCTTTGTGAATCTACGTACTATTCTTCTATCTATTAGGGTTTGTATTTAACATTCTTAATTTTGTTTTGTTCGTAGACGGGCTCAAACGCTATTTTTGTAGTCCCTGAAGGTCTTCAACAATTGCTAATCTATATAAAGGAAAAATACAAGAATCCAATTATTTATGTAACTGAGAATGGTAGGACAACTTACTTGCTAGCTAGTAGCTATATCTGTTCTTACGTATATAAATGCAGCATTTAATTTGAACAAAATTTTCTATAAATTCTTCCCTACAACTTGTTGTTAGGAATGAGTGATGCAAATGTGACAACAATACAACAAGGAGTTAATGACTTGGAAAGAACAAAATGTATTCGTCAACATCTACTGGCCATCAAGGATTCCCTACAGTAAGTCCATTCTTTCCCTTATTAATCTCATTTATAAATATGTTCTTTTTTTGGCAATATTAATATTACATGATGTTTGAAtaaacattttctaaaaaaaattgtttcttgtAACAGGGATGGTGTAAATGTTAAAGGTTACTTTGTATGGTCATTCTTGGATAACTTCGAGTGGAATTCGGGATACACTGAAAGATATGGAATTAATTATGTTGATTTTAATGATAATTTAAAGAGGTACCCTAAACGTTCTGCTCTTTGGCTTAAAAAATTCCTTTTGGCCAATAGAGAGATTTACAGATCTGATTATTAATATGTTTAATTAGAGGTAAGGAAATAGTTTTACCTTGCTAAAAACAGTTTTTAAATGTATCTCATTTAATAAATAACGATATTTTTTGCATAATCTTGGCACATTATATAGTCTCGAGGCTTGATCTTAGATGATAGTTTCTTTTCAATCGTCCTAATATGGATGCTCTTCTTATACACAGTTCTACAACTCACTCCATGAATTAAATAACGTGTTAATTAGTAAATATTCTTCTGAGCTAAATTTTGTGCACCGTAATGTACGAGATGCAATATTAAagtattatttatgtttatgataaGATTATATTAACTCCATTTCATGATTGAGAAGGGAAGACAAAAGGGTGTAGCCGGTGTGATGGCAAGCCCATAAATctccaaatacaatttcaaataaatattagtatatctatatatatctatatttatcaataatctataatctaaatctataatttatatttatattcataatatattaaaagtgtaaagccCTTGCCCCtcaaaaaagtgatttgaactttttttccttcattaaaacactcttctttagacaaaaaatgttttttcactattttcttcaatttattatttaattatttttattatattaactagactcctaaaatatatggacggagaatcaattaatatttttttttgtactgatcaattagaaaaatactcctaaaataggatagaaaaatactcctaaaataggactctattaaggaaatacttctataaatattaagttgtacgttaaattagagaagaaactgatttatttattgaaaaaatatgattgatgctcatttaacttgattcggttgcatggcTAGATTGgcggatgcttaattttctaaccctcaacttcttcactatttttgtcaacattatagaattcaacgtgtctatatatatatatatatatatatatatatatatatattattttcattcaagtcatgtcaaaattttcgctcagaaaaaggattattttcatcaaaactgaagctttgtgatcactattgtattattttgttgtaatttacaggtcgtagatgaatttataggtgttagatgaatgtcggtcggctttgcgGAATTTTTTACGTAAATGTTAAgcttaattgtattgtttttatatctctgttttgagaattttttttgtgtaaaggtaaagtttagttatattattttgatatcgctattgtcgtattattttgttatagtttacaggtggtagatgagtacTGACAGATGGCTTTGAAGAGTTTTTTgtgtaatttaattatattattttattgtccctatcatcatattgttttgttgcagtttacaggtggtagatgaatgttgatcggctttgaaataaaaaattggtaaaggttaggtttaattaaataaattctccaaaagatgttgaatttaattatttaattaaacctaacctttaccaaaaaaaaattgtcaaagccgatcgacattcatctaccacctataaactgtaacaaaataatacgatgatagagacatcaaaacaatataattacacaaaaaaattctcaaagtcgtctGCCACTCATCTACaatatgtaaactataacaaaataatatgataatagacatcaaaataatacaactaaacttaaccttgacacaaaaaaaattctcaaaacagagatataaaaacaatacaactaaacctaatctttacctaaaaaaatcctcaaagctaACCgatattcatctacgacctgtaaactacaacaaaataatacaatagtgatcacaaagcttcaattttgatgaaaataattcttgtgtgagcgaaaattttgactctaaagaatgacttgaatgaaaacaaagaagatatatatgtacacacgttgaattatattatgttgacaaaaacagtgaagaagttgagggttagaaaattaagcatctaCCAATCCAGACATGTAATCGAATTAAGTTAGataagcatcaatcatatttttccaataagtaaattgatttcttcggtagtttaacgtgcatcttaatatttatataagtatttccttaataaagttctattttaggagtattttgcTAATTGATCAGGacaaggaaaaatattaattgattctccttccatatattttaggagttctctccatatattttagaagtctagttaatataataaaaataattaaagaaaataacgaaaagacagttttgtctaaagaaggaTCTTTTAATatatgaaggacaaaaagttcaattcacttttataagtataaattatagattatagatatagattgtaGATAATTGTATGGTATAAAAATCATAGCTATATTTGCTTGCTTAGATAATTTTTGCTTATATTTTCCGCCATTATACGTATAAAAGATCATAAATAATATTACTTACTTTAAGCTAACCTGTTAAACGCCAAACTGCTCTACGCCTCTATTATGGCTTCTATACAGGTAGTAAAAATATACTCCAGTAATAATGATGAATGCTATTGCAAAGTAGACGTAAATAAGTACAAGTTCAAAGATTTGTGACGCAAACATAATACTAGCAATTAAGATTTGTAAATACGTATACTCAGCAGTATCATCAATTAATTCATTTGGGAAGCAATATCTCGAAGTTAGTCCGACGTACCAATGCTAGTCTCCACCTCTTATCAGATATAAACGCATAAGAGTTCAAATAGTTGCTTAACGGTCTATAGTAAAAAAAGGAATTGAAATAAAAAGTCAACCTTTGTCCTAGGCTTTGGATTAAAAGCGACAAATAAATTATCCAATCAAGTGAGGTCCTTCAAATTGTTAAAATTAGGTGGGAGAGACAAAaaatttttgaatgtttttttttttaagttttttcgtTCCAACAACTTCTCctagttgtcgaacaactttgatagttgttcgacaactttgtGAAGTTGTTCAACAATTATCAAAGTTGTTTGACAACTGCGctaagttgttcgacaactggacgaagttgttcgacaactgggagaagttgttcaacaactgtgCAAAGTTGTTGAGACAATTaatgcagttgtcgaacaactatcCCAATAGTTCAagaaacttaatttttttaaaaggaacaagttgtgggacccacttatctatttttttaattgaaaacttGAGAGCCTCATTTTTCTCATCTTTAGCGGGGCATAAGTTTTATATAATACGAAACATGACTTGTGGGATCTTATAATCAAGAATATAATCTTATGCCTGCGAATAGTGTTATTTAACTTgatggaaaaaaattaaagatcaacACAAATAGGGGCATAAGTGTCCATGACCCCTTTTAAACGTTGGGCCTCACGAACTGAGGCAAGCAAGCTGATTGAATTGGGCCTAGTGCCTCAGCTTTAATGGGCTgcaaaatttttagtaaaaattacATATGTAATGACATGTTTActattaattacaaaaaatcaCAACTTTTTTAAAATCTCATAAAATCTCAACATTTAACCTCTGATGATACATGTTGATCACATTAAATACATACTACGGATACA is a genomic window containing:
- the LOC107856481 gene encoding furcatin hydrolase-like: MAIFVERILFLHCLLLLFVTFLKISAADPFNRSSFPPHFIFGTGSSAYQFEGAANEDGKGPSIWDTFAHKYPEKIIDGSNGDVAIDFYHLYKEDITLMKLQGLNGFKFSLSWSRVLPYGKLSKGVNKKGISFYNNLINELLANGIEPLVSIFHWDLPQALEDEYQGFLSTQIVDDFRDYAELCFKEFGDRVKHWITINEPYTYAVFGYAFGSRPPGRCSYSNGCIAGNDATEPYIVAHHLLLAHAKAVKLYRKKYKASLKGKIGISLISNWFVPYYTEKKHIDAAQRALDFMLGWFIDPLTYGDYPANMHKLVKDRLPKFTQEEVEMVKGSYDFLGTNYYTSTYAVNMDDPDPVNLSYATDSQVYLTWKKDNIPIGEPTGSNAIFVVPEGLQQLLIYIKEKYKNPIIYVTENGMSDANVTTIQQGVNDLERTKCIRQHLLAIKDSLQDGVNVKGYFVWSFLDNFEWNSGYTERYGINYVDFNDNLKRYPKRSALWLKKFLLANREIYRSDY